The genomic region GCCGATCTGCCACGTGAGCGCGGGCTACTGCTCGGGCTGGTACTCGGCGCTGTTCGGCGAGTTCGTGCTGGTGCGCGAGCGCGCCTGCGCCGCCGCGGGCGCGCCGATGTGCGAGTTCGAAGCGCGGCCCGTCGAGCACTGGACGGGCCCGGGCGATGCCTGGGCCCAGCGGCTGCTCAAGTATCTCGACTTCGAGGCCATGCGCGAGGCCGCGGCCAAACGCCTCGCCGCCGACCTCGACGGCCCCGAAGGCGACATGATGGGCGCCTTCGACCCGCTCTCGCCCGCGGTGCACGTGTGGGGCCCCGTGATGATCCTGCCCTACTCGGGCGCCGGTGACTCGCTGGCCGCGCTCGAGACCATCACCGCCGACCTCGGCGAGCAGGCCATCCGCGTGGTCGTCCTCGACGTGACCGGCGCGCGCGTCGACGGCGTCGAGGCGCTGGGCCTCGTGCGCACGCTCGACGACCTGGCCCGCCGCGGCATCGAGAGCGTGATCGTGGGCGTTCGCGATGACGCCGCCGCCAGGTGGCTCGGCGAGAGACTCGCCCTGCCCCTGCGCGCGCGCGACATCTCGGAAGGCATCCGCCTCGCGTTCCAACTGGCTACGTTCGCCTGACGGCTCACTGCGCGGCCCTGCGGGCCTTGCCGGCTCGCTCAGGGCGGCCTTCGCCTCGCCTTCCAATTGGCTACGTTCGCCTGACGGCTCACTGCGCGGCCCTGCGGGCCTTGCTGGCTCGGCTCAGGGCGGCCTTCGCCTCGCCACGGTTACGTGAGCTGACGCACCTTCACGCCCGCTTCGCGGAACAGCGAGACGGAGACTTCGCCCAGCGGGAAGTCGGCGGCGTAGACGACCTCGGACAGGCCCGCGTTGATG from Myxococcota bacterium harbors:
- a CDS encoding V4R domain-containing protein translates to MSGQRDEEPLELDPTPAEDDAFDDPESLERLRANAFESVGAPYAEGILYGIGLAEGLSDALRVAGRFAGAHGGTPGHAGPGLDLLFRPAGLDRQRRFGGTLAGSVEATVHRRRYGGAAEPICHVSAGYCSGWYSALFGEFVLVRERACAAAGAPMCEFEARPVEHWTGPGDAWAQRLLKYLDFEAMREAAAKRLAADLDGPEGDMMGAFDPLSPAVHVWGPVMILPYSGAGDSLAALETITADLGEQAIRVVVLDVTGARVDGVEALGLVRTLDDLARRGIESVIVGVRDDAAARWLGERLALPLRARDISEGIRLAFQLATFA